The Plantactinospora sp. KBS50 sequence CGGGTTCACCGGGACCCAGCCCGACTGGGACCGTCGCTGGCTGCTGGTGCTGGCCCGGATGCCGGAGAGCAACCGGACCGGCCGGCACGCGCTGCACACCCGGCTGGGCTGGGCCGGGTTCGGCCGGCCGGCGCCCGGCGTCTGGGTGAGCACCCACACCGACCGGGTCAAGGAGGCCGAACTCATCCTCCGGGAGACCGGCGCGTACGAGCACGCGCAGATCTTCCTCTCCGAGTACCTCGGCGGCGCCGAACTGCCGAACCTGGTCCGCGCGGCCTGGGATCTCGACCAGATCGAGCGCAGCTACGAGGACTTCATCGCCGGGTTCACCCGGCCCCCCTCCGCCGACCCGATCGTCCGCTTCACCCAGCTCGTGCACGCCTGGCGCCGCCTTCCGCTGATCGATCCCGCGCTGCCCGGCGAACTCCTGCCGGATCGCTGGAGCGGTGCCCGCGCCGCCCGGCTGTTCCAGCGCCAGCACGCGCGGTGGGAACCCGCGGCGACCCGGGAGTGGAGCCGGATCAGCCGGCAGCCCGCGTAGCCAGCGGCCGGCGTCCGATCCGCCGGCGCGCCCTTCCCCGACATCCAGCCCGCATCCACCGCAGGTCAGGGCGGAATCCCGCCGCCACCCGTCGCCGATCTGTTCGGAATGCGAACGGGTGTACACATAGCGCTCACCATTGCATTCTGGCGGCACCCATCGACCGATGTCAACCGGAAGGGGTCCGGACCGCGGCGGCCCGACGGCCGCGCCCCGGGCGCGTCCCGGGCGTGGCCCGGGTGTGGCCCGGGTATGGCCCGGGTGTGGCCGGGCACGGCGGGAGAGGCGCAGTACCAGCTAGGGCGTGCGGGGGCAGCACACGCCGTCGTCGGCGCTCTCCACCCGGATTCCCCGCAGCGCCACCCCGGCGGCCCGCTCCAGCAGCAACGGCGCCCAGGACCGGGCGTCCGTGCCGCCGGCCCGGCGCAACACGCAGTCCCGCACCACCGTGTCGGCGTAGCGCAGCACCGAGACCTGACCGTCCACCTCGCTGCGTCCCCACCCGGCGATCCGGACCGCGTAGTGCTCGCCGGTCCACCGCACGCAGACGTCGGCGATCTCGATCCGCCGCCCGATGGTCTCCGGGTCGCCCGCGAACCGGGTCGTGTTGTCGCCCGGCAGCAGCCGGAACCCCATCTGCACGTCCCGCAGGCAGGCGCCGGAGACCGTCACGTCGTGCACCGAGCTGAGGTAGAAGCCCTCGATCGCGTCCCGGACCCGCAACTCGCCCAGGTGCAGCCGGTGCGGGTGGTACGACGGCCCGCTGATCGCCTCGACGCCGCTGCCCACGGCGCCCCAGTGCACGGCCACCGCCGTGTAGCCGCCGGTCACGCTGACGTCCCGCACCGTCACCCCGGCCACCGCGCCCATCAGGGCGATGCTGTTCGCGGTCCGGTCGCCGGGCCGGCGGCGCACGTGCACGCCGCGGATCTCGACGTCCCGGACCCAGTCGGCCGGCTCGTCGTACAGGTACCGGCCGACCGTGACGGCGGTGCCGCGGTCCCCACCGTGCTCCCCCGGATGTGCCGGGGCCGGTTCCAGACCCACGTCCGCCACCCGGACGCCGGAGCCGAGCACGTGCAGCATGGGCCGCTCGTCCGGCCAGGACTGGGCCAACCAGGTCAGCGGTTCGCCGGCGGTGGGCCGCGCACCGGTGCGGTCCGGGTCGGTCAGCGCCGGTCCGCGTACGGTCCAGCCGGCCGGGACCACCAGGCCGGCGGAGAGTTCGTGCCGGCCGGCCGGCAGCAGCAGGGTGCCGCCCGGCGTCCCGTCCAGCGCCTCCTGCAGGACCCGCCGGTTGCGCTCGGGATCCCGGCCGAGCCGGGGCCGCAGTACGGACCGGTCCCGCTGCCCGAGCCGGAACAGCGGGCTCACTCCCACCCTCCCACCGGGCGCCAGGCCGGTTGCCGTGCGCTGCGTTCGCGCCGTACGCCCGCCGGATCCACCAGGCCGAGCAGCACCGGGCCGGCCGCCGCCGCGGCGAGCCGGACGTCGTACCGGTCGGCGCCCGTGCGCCGCAGCGTCACCGGCACGGCCGCGCCGGTCGCCAGGTCGACGGCGTGGCCGCCCAGCCGCCCGGGCCGGGCGGCCGGCGGGGTCACCGCGGCGCCGGCCCGGCCGGCCACCCGGCGGGCCAGTCGGGACACCTTGAACACCGCCCGCGCCGGCTTCTGCCGGGTCCACCGGTTGCCCGGGGTACGCGGCGGCGGTGGCGCGGGCGGGACCCGGTAGGCGCGCAGTCGCAGCCCTTCGGCGGTACGCCCGGCCGGCACCACCACCAGCGCGCTGTGCGCCTCGGGCACCGGTCCGGCCGGCGCCGCACCGGTGGCCGGCCGGACCGTCACCCGGTCGATCCGCAGGCCCAGTACGCCGTTGCGGGACAGCCGGCCGGCCGCCCAGTCCGGCAGCGGCACCGCCGGCCCGGCCAGTTCCACCGCGAGCAGCCCGTCGGCCAGTTCGGCCGGGTCGAGGTCGAAGCTGACCGTGGCGGCGGACCCGGCGCCGTTGCGCCAGCCCTGGCGGCGGGCCAGCACGACCGCGCCGCGCAGCCGGCCCTGCGAGCGCACCAGCACCAGCCGGGGCCGCTCGGCCTGCGACCGGGCCGGCCGGACCCGGTCGGTCCACCACCGGGTCGCCGTGTCGTCGAGCGACACGGTCACCGCCACCCGCACGGCCCGGTCCACCGGCCGCAGACGCAGCATCGCCACCCCCGCGTCGCCGATGACCCGCCCCACGATGCCGGTCCCCGGGCCAGCTGGTCGACCACCGCCAGCGCCGGTTCCCGGCCGCCGGACAGCTCCACCGGTACGGCGGCGGAAACCGGCGGCTCGTCCAGGTCCGTGCGGAACCACCGACCGACCGTCATCACCGCGCCCCGACCGGGTCGGCCGGCGTCGCGGGACCGGCCGCGGCGGCGGGGCCGCCCGGCCCGACCGGGTCCACGGCCCCGTCCGGCCCGTCCGGCACTTCCGGCCCGTCCGGCCCCGACGACCGGCCGGGCCGGGCGTCGGCCGCTGCGCCGGCACCGGCACCGGCGGCGCCGTTCGGCGACGCGGCGGCCAGGTCGAGCCGGGTCAGCATCGGCTCCCGGCCGGTCCACATCCGGCGCACCGCCTCGAACAGCGGGTCGGCGTCGCTCTCGATGTGCCGGAACGCGGTACGCACCGAGCGCAGCAGGTCGTTGGCCGGCCACACCTCCCAGTGCGGCACCAGCGGGGTGACCACGTCGCTGCCGCTGCGGTAGAGCCACAGCCAGAGCCGGGCACGCCGGACCTGCTCCTCGGTGATCAGCTCGGCGCCACCGGCCAGGGCCGTCACCGAGTCGCCCAGCACCCGCCAGTAGTCCTGCGCGCCGTCGGCCACCATCGACAGGCCGCACGCGCTCCACTCCGACCAGCCGGCCTGGACCACCGGGATGCCGTACGCCGGCAGTTCGTTGCTGACGCTGCCGCGGACCGTGACGCCCAGGTCGGCCACGCTCCACAGGGCGTTCTTGCTCAGCGCCGAACTGCGCCGGAAGTGCAGGTGCCGGGCGCCCCGGTGGGTCCGGGCGACCGAGTCGAAGAACCCGGTGGAGTCGTACAGGCCCTGGCTGGGGTGATCCAGGAACAGCCACTGCGCCGCGGTGTCCGCGGCCGCGTACCCGGCCGTGTCGGCGAACCAGTCGGCGAGGCTGGGCAGCGCCTCCCGGTTGGTACCGAGGGCGTCGGAGACGGCGTGGTTGAAGACCGCGACGATCGGCCGGTCCGCGTCGAAGCCCAGCCGGGCGGCGACCTGGCCGCGCAGCCGGGCGCGCTGGGCCGGGTCGGCCAGGTCCACGGTGGCCGCGCCGCCGCCGCGCCACCAGCTCGGCCGGCCCAGGTTCACCTTCGCCCGCCACGACACCAGTTCGGCCGCCGGTCGCAGTTCTTCCCGCCGGCGCCAGACGTGCCGGTCGAAGACGGCGCCGATCTGCCGGGTCAGCTCCGCCCGGAACGTCTCCGTGCCGGTGTCCGACTCCGGGAACAGCCCGTACGCCTTCAGGCAGCCGGTCTGCTGGGTGTGTATCACCGGTACGCCGGCACGCCGGGCCGACTCCACGGCCAGTCCCCACTGGTCGTAGTCGACGTGGCTGGTGACCAGCGCGACCACCGATCCGGTGCCGAACAGCCGCTCGTAGACGGTGGACAGCGCCGCGCCGTAGGCGTACCGGCGACGGTAGTCCTCCCGCCCGGCGTGCCCGGCGGGCAGCCGCGGCACCTTGAACAGCCGGCAGTACGTCGCGTCCACGGTGCCGGTCAGGGTCGGCGTGTCGACCGGCCCGCCCGGCGGCAGTTCCCGGCCGGCCACCGTCAGTGCCCCGCCGGCGCGCTCGTCCAGCACGATCCGCCACACGTCGACCACGTCGGACGCGCCGAAGGAGCGGGCGAGCCGGCCGATCAGGCCGGTGTCGAAGCCGCGCCACAGGGTGCGCCGCCACTGCTGTTCGACGCCGGTCAGCACCACCAGCCGGGCCGGCCGGATCCGCCGGATCGCGTTGGCCATCGCCAGGTTGCGCAGGTTGACCCGGACGTCCTGGTGGAACGCCTCGACCACCACCACGGCGTCGTCGTCGGGGCGGGGCAGGTTCTTCGCCCAGTAGACCTCCGCCGCCTCCAGGAACCAGCGCAGTTCAGCGGGATCCGCCTCAAGCCACACGTGTCCGTCTCCTACACCAGATCCCAGGACAGCGGCGTACCCTTCGCCACGTCCGACCGGAAGGTCCGCCCGAGCACGCTGCCCAGGGTGTCCGGCGGCAGGCCGCCGGCCGGCCGGATGGACCGGACGTTCGCCGCGGTGACCGGTTCGCCGGCGCGCACGTCGGCCACCACGTACAGCGAGCGGCGGAACCGCAGCCCCTCCCGCTCGGCCTCGGTGGGCCCGATCGCCGGTTCGCCCAGCGCCTGCCAGGCCCGCTCGGACTCGGCGACCAGCGCCGCCAGTTCGGCCGGCTCCAGCGAGAAGGCCGAGTCGACGCCGCCGTCGTCCCGGGCCAGCGTGACGTGCTTCTCGATCAGGCAGGCGCCGAGCGCCACGGCGGCGACCGGGGCACCGATCCCCATGGTGTGATCCGACAGTCCCACCGCGGTGCCGAAGACGTCGGCCAGCACCGGCAGGCGGCGCAGGTTGCTGTGTTCCGGCGGCGCCGGGTAGGAGGCGGTGCAGGCCAGCAGCACCAGGTCGGTGCAGCCGCCCTCACGCGCGGCGCGCACCGCCGCGTCGATCTCGGCCACCGTGGCCATCCCGGTCGAGATGATCATCGGTTTGCCGGTGCCGGCCACCAGCCGGATCAGCGGCAGGTCCACCAGCTCCGAGGAGGCGATCTTGTACAGCGGGGCGCCCAGGCCCTCCAGCAACTGGACCGCGGTCGGATCGAACGGGCTGGAGAACGCGGTCAGGCCGTGCTTGCGCGCCCGCTCGAAGATCGTCTCGTGCCACTCCCACGGGGTGTGCGCCCGCTCGTACAGCCGGTAGAGGTGCTCGCCGCCCCACAGGTCGTGCCCGGAGCCGATCCGGAACCGCGGGTGGTCCACGTCCACCGTCAGGGTGTCGGCCGTGTAGGTCTGCAGCTTCAGCGCGTGCGCCCCCGCCTCGGCCACCGCGTCGACCAGGGCCAGCGCCCGGTCCAGGTCACCGTTGTGGTTCCCGGACAGCTCCGCCACGATGTACGGCCGCTGCCCGGGGCCGATCCGGTGATCGCCGACGGTGAACGGCTCACTGCGCTGCACGGGTACCTCCGGTGCTGGTGGGGATGCGGGGACGGCGGTCGGCGGCGCCCAGCTCGGTCCAGACGACCTCCCGCGGTACGCCGTCGACCGGGCGCTCGTAGCGGCGCGTCGCGCGGAACCCGAACCGGCGGTGCAGGGCGAGCACCTGCGCGTTGTCCGCCAGGGTCTCCCCGCCGAGCCGGTCCAGGCGCAGGTCGTCGAAGGCGTACCGGACGGCCGCGTCCTGCAGCCCGAGCCAGGCCGGCAGCAGCTCGCCGCGCTCCCGCAGGCCGGCGAGGTCCAGGTAGTAGCCCCAGCTTCCGGTCCGCTCGACCGGCCCGTCCGCGGCCGGCGACCCGTCCGGACCCGGCAGGTCGGCGAAGACCACCGCGCCGGCCGGCACGCCCGCGTGCTCGTACACCAGCACCCGCCGGGCCGGATCCCGGCGCACCGCGTCCCACCAGGCGCGGTGCTCGTCCGCGCGGATCTCGTGGGTGGTGAGGCTGACCCGCCGGACCTCGGGGTGGTTCCGCCAGCCGAGCAGAAGATCACGATCGTCGTCGCCGACCGCGCGCAGCCCGTTCCGCACCCGCACCCCTGGTTGTCGATTGATGTGCAGCGGCCACCGTAGCGGCCCGAACCCTATGCTCCGGTTACGTGCGAGGGGTGGTCAGGCAAACCCCCGGTGAAGAGGAGGGCCCGAGTCGGCGGACCCGGGGCCGGACCGCGGGTGAGAGAGTGGAGCCCGTGCGGGTGGGGATCCTCGGGCCGCTGGAGGTCCGCGACGGCGACCGGGTCGTACCGGTCGCCGGGGCGCGCCTGCGTGCCCTGCTGACCCGGCTCGCGCTCGACCCGGGCCGGCCGGTGGGCGTGGCCGCGCTCGCCGAGGCGCTCTGGGGCGACACCCCGCCGGCCGAGCCGGCCAACGCCGTGCAGTCCCTGGTGTCCCGGCTGCGCCGGGTCGCGCCGGGGCTGGGGGTGCAGTCCGGTCCGGCCGGCTACCGGCTCGTCCTCGGCGCCGAGGACGTCGACGCCGGCCGGTTCGAGCGGCTCACCCACGCCGGCCGGACGGCGCTGCGCGGCGGGGACGCCACCGGTGCCCTGCCGATGCTGCGCGAGGCGCTGGGCCTGTGGCGCGGCCCGGCGCTCGCCGAGGTCGCCGACGCCCCGTACGCGCTCGCCGCCGCGAGCCGGCTGGCGGAGCTGCGGCTCACCGCGCTGGAGGACCGGATCGCCGCCGAGCTGGCCGTGGGCCAGAGCGGGCCGCCGGTAGCCGAACTCGACGAGCTGACCACCGCACACCCGCTGCGCGAGCGGCTCGCCGCGCTGCACCTGCGCGCCCTGGCCGCCGCCGGCCGGCCCGCCGACGCGCTCGCGGCCTACGAACGGATCCGTCGCCGGCTCGCCGAGGAACTGGGCGCCGATCCGTCGCCCGAACTGCGCGCCGCGCACCTCGCCGTGCTGCGCGGCGAGGCCGCGCCACCGGCCGCGGCACCGGTGCTCGCCGCGCCGGTGGCGTCGAGCGGCGCGGACCGGGCGCCCGGCAACCTGCGTGCCGCGCTCACCACCTTCGTGGGGCGCGAGCGGGACCTGCGCCAGGTCACCGCGCTGCTGGCCGGAAACCGGCTGGTCACCCTCCTCGGGCCGGGCGGCGCCGGCAAGACCCGGCTGGCCAGCGTGGCCGCCGCCGAACTGGCCGCCGGGACGGCCGGCGGCGCCTGGCTGGTGGAGCTGGCGCCGGTCACCGACCCGGCGGACGTGCCGCGGGCCGTGCTCGACGCCCTCGGCCGCCGGGACCTGACGATCGACCCGGCCCGCTCCACCCCGCGGGACACCCTCGGCCGGCTGGTCGACGTGCTCTCCGCCGGGGAGACGCTGATCGTGCTGGACAACTGCGAGCACGTCGTCGAGGCCGCCGCCCGGCTCGCCGACGAGCTGCTCGGCCGCTGTCCGGCGCTGCGCATCCTGGCCACCTCCCGCGAGCCGCTCGGCATCCTCGGCGAGGCGCTGGACCCCGTACCGCCGCTGCGGCTGCCGCCGCCGGACGCGACCGCGACCGACGCGCTCGCGTACCCCTCGGTCCAGCTGCTGCGCGACCGGGCCGCGGCCGTGACGCCCGGGTTCGCGGTGACCGGCGACAACGTCGGGGACGTGGTGGAGATCTGCCGCCGCCTGGACGGCCTGCCGCTGGCCATCGAGCTGGCCGCGGCCCGGCTCCGGACGCTCTCGCCGCGGCGGGTCGCGGCCGGCCTCGACGACCGGTTCCGGCTGCTGACCGGCGGCAGCCGCACGGCCCTGCCGCGGCACCGGACGCTGCGCGCGGTGGTCGACTGGAGCTGGGAACTGCTCACCGACCGGGAGCGCGAGCTGGCCGGACGGCTGGCGGTGTTCCCCTCGTCGATCACCGCCGACTCCGCGGCCGGTGTCGCCGGCCGGGACGCCGTACCGCTGCTGGACGCGCTGGTGGACAAGTCGCTGCTCCAGGTCGTCGGCGACGGCAGGTTCCGGATGCTGGAGACCATCCGGGAGTACGGCCTCGAACGGCTCACCGCCGCCGGCGGGCTCGGCGCGGCCCGGGGCGCGTACGCCGCGCACTTCCGGGATCTGGTGCTGACCGCCGACCCGCACCTGCGCACCGCCGGCCAGTTGCCCTGGCTGCGGCTGCTGGAGGCCGAGCGGGACAACATCGTCGGCGCGCTGCACGTGGCCTGCGACGACGGCGACGCCGACACCGCGCTGCGGATCGGCGCGGCGCTCGCGCTGCCGCTGGCGATCTGGGGCGACGGCGGCATCGGCGGCGACGTGCTCGCCCGGGCGAGCGCGCTGCCCGGACCGGACCTGCCGGCGGAGCGGGCCATCGTGCTGGCCATGCGGATGCTCACCGACACGTTCGCGCACGGCCGCTTCCCCGAGCCGGTGCAGGTCGCCGACGTGACGGCGGCGGTGCGGGCCGCGGCGGAGACCGGCAACCCGTACGTGGTGCTGCTCGAACCGGCGCTGTCGGTCTTCACCGACGACACCGACGCCGGACTCGCCGCGGTGGCCCGCGGGCTGGACCACGCGCAGCCGTGGACCCGGGGCACGCTGCTGGCCATGCGCAGCCAGATCAAGGAGAACGACGGGGACGCCGAGGGCATGCTGGCCGACCAGTTGCAGGCCATCACCCAACTGCGGGCGGTCGGCGAGCGGTGGAGCCTGTCGATGGTGCTCAGCCAGTACGCGGACGCGCTGAGCAAGCGCGGTGACCACGCGGCGGCGACCGCGGCGCTTCAGGAGGCGGCCGGGCTGTCCCGGGAACTGAACCCCTCGGTGGAGCCGATGCTCCAGGTGATCTGGCTGGCCGGGGCGCGCGCCCGCGCCGGCGACGTGGCGGCGGCCAGGGCGGACCTGCGCCGGTTCGTGACCGACGAGGCGGCCGCCCAGGACGGCCGGGCCACCACGTACGCGCTGGTGATGCTCGGGGACATCGCCCGGCAGGAGGGTGCGCTGGACGAGGCGGCCGGCCACCTCGCCGAGGCCGACCGCCGGCTCTCGGCGTTGACGCTGGCCGCGCCGCAGTTCCACGGGCTGCTGCTGGTCGCCACCGCACACCTGGCGCTGGCCCGCGGCGACCTCGCCACCGCCCGCCGGTACGTCCTGCGGGCGGTCGAGGGCGGCACGGCCGCGCGGGACATGCCGGCGCTGGCGACCGTGACGGTCGGGATGGTGGCGATCGCGGCGGCCGAGGACCGCCTCGAACTGGCCGCGGAACTGCTCGGCACGTCCGACTCGCTGCGCGGCTGGCCCGACCTGTCCAACGCCGACGCGCAGGCGCTCGCCGAACGGCTGCGGGCGAAGCTGGGCGACCAGGCGTACGCCGCCGCCTACGCCCGCGGGCACGACCGGAGCCGGGCGGAGGCGCTGGCGCTGATCACCGCCAACCCGGTGCGCTGAGCGTCCGTCGGCCCGGTGCGCCCACCCCTCCGGCGGTCCCGCCGGGCGCCCCGGCGCTCCCCGGTTGCCCGTCCCCGCCGACCCCGCGCGACGGTCGGGGCGGCGGTGGCACCGGGAAGACCTCCCGGCGGGCCACCACCGCCCCGATCAGCGCCCGGCGGGGCGGTGCCGCCGCTCAGGCGCGGCGGCGGTACGCGCGGACCGCGAGCGGCGCGAAGACCGCGATGATCGCCACCATCCAGACCAGCGACTGGGTCACCGGCCTGGCGACCGGGCCGCCGATGATCAGGCCGCGGGCGGCGTCCATCACGTCGGCCACCGGATTGATCTTGACCCACCACTGGAGCCAGCCGGGCAGCGTGTCCGTCGGCACCATCATGTTGGTGCCGAAGGTCAGCGGGAACATCAGCAGGAACGCGGTCCCCTGCACCGCGCCGGGGCTGCGCAGCAGCACCCCCAGCAGCACCCCGACCCAGGTGATCGCGAACGCGAAGCCGATCGTCAGCAGGCAGGCCGCGAGGGTCGACAGCGGGTCGGTCCCGATCCGGAAGCCGATGGCGTACCCGAACCCGAACAGCACCACGATCGAGACCACGAACCGGACGAGATCGCCCACCACCGAACCGACAAGCGGCGCGGACCGGGCGATCGGCAGGCTCCGGAACCGGTCGAAGACCCCCTTCTCGACGTCGGTGTTCAGGCTGACGCCGGTGGCGATCGACGCGAACAGCACGGTCTGCACCATGATCGCCGGCAGCAGGAACTCCAGGTACGCGTGCTGCGAACCGGAGATCGCGCCGC is a genomic window containing:
- a CDS encoding PaaX family transcriptional regulator C-terminal domain-containing protein; this translates as MPERRGTDTPPRPYGRASRERFVLSRRYAAGSGGVKGLLITVLGDYVRPARQPAPTSAFIDALGRLGIAEPACRQALIRASADGWLTSRRDGRYTWWRLNPGFERFLDLGAHRILGFTGTQPDWDRRWLLVLARMPESNRTGRHALHTRLGWAGFGRPAPGVWVSTHTDRVKEAELILRETGAYEHAQIFLSEYLGGAELPNLVRAAWDLDQIERSYEDFIAGFTRPPSADPIVRFTQLVHAWRRLPLIDPALPGELLPDRWSGARAARLFQRQHARWEPAATREWSRISRQPA
- the pseI gene encoding pseudaminic acid synthase, translating into MQRSEPFTVGDHRIGPGQRPYIVAELSGNHNGDLDRALALVDAVAEAGAHALKLQTYTADTLTVDVDHPRFRIGSGHDLWGGEHLYRLYERAHTPWEWHETIFERARKHGLTAFSSPFDPTAVQLLEGLGAPLYKIASSELVDLPLIRLVAGTGKPMIISTGMATVAEIDAAVRAAREGGCTDLVLLACTASYPAPPEHSNLRRLPVLADVFGTAVGLSDHTMGIGAPVAAVALGACLIEKHVTLARDDGGVDSAFSLEPAELAALVAESERAWQALGEPAIGPTEAEREGLRFRRSLYVVADVRAGEPVTAANVRSIRPAGGLPPDTLGSVLGRTFRSDVAKGTPLSWDLV
- a CDS encoding GNAT family N-acetyltransferase; the encoded protein is MRNGLRAVGDDDRDLLLGWRNHPEVRRVSLTTHEIRADEHRAWWDAVRRDPARRVLVYEHAGVPAGAVVFADLPGPDGSPAADGPVERTGSWGYYLDLAGLRERGELLPAWLGLQDAAVRYAFDDLRLDRLGGETLADNAQVLALHRRFGFRATRRYERPVDGVPREVVWTELGAADRRPRIPTSTGGTRAAQ
- a CDS encoding BTAD domain-containing putative transcriptional regulator yields the protein MRVGILGPLEVRDGDRVVPVAGARLRALLTRLALDPGRPVGVAALAEALWGDTPPAEPANAVQSLVSRLRRVAPGLGVQSGPAGYRLVLGAEDVDAGRFERLTHAGRTALRGGDATGALPMLREALGLWRGPALAEVADAPYALAAASRLAELRLTALEDRIAAELAVGQSGPPVAELDELTTAHPLRERLAALHLRALAAAGRPADALAAYERIRRRLAEELGADPSPELRAAHLAVLRGEAAPPAAAPVLAAPVASSGADRAPGNLRAALTTFVGRERDLRQVTALLAGNRLVTLLGPGGAGKTRLASVAAAELAAGTAGGAWLVELAPVTDPADVPRAVLDALGRRDLTIDPARSTPRDTLGRLVDVLSAGETLIVLDNCEHVVEAAARLADELLGRCPALRILATSREPLGILGEALDPVPPLRLPPPDATATDALAYPSVQLLRDRAAAVTPGFAVTGDNVGDVVEICRRLDGLPLAIELAAARLRTLSPRRVAAGLDDRFRLLTGGSRTALPRHRTLRAVVDWSWELLTDRERELAGRLAVFPSSITADSAAGVAGRDAVPLLDALVDKSLLQVVGDGRFRMLETIREYGLERLTAAGGLGAARGAYAAHFRDLVLTADPHLRTAGQLPWLRLLEAERDNIVGALHVACDDGDADTALRIGAALALPLAIWGDGGIGGDVLARASALPGPDLPAERAIVLAMRMLTDTFAHGRFPEPVQVADVTAAVRAAAETGNPYVVLLEPALSVFTDDTDAGLAAVARGLDHAQPWTRGTLLAMRSQIKENDGDAEGMLADQLQAITQLRAVGERWSLSMVLSQYADALSKRGDHAAATAALQEAAGLSRELNPSVEPMLQVIWLAGARARAGDVAAARADLRRFVTDEAAAQDGRATTYALVMLGDIARQEGALDEAAGHLAEADRRLSALTLAAPQFHGLLLVATAHLALARGDLATARRYVLRAVEGGTAARDMPALATVTVGMVAIAAAEDRLELAAELLGTSDSLRGWPDLSNADAQALAERLRAKLGDQAYAAAYARGHDRSRAEALALITANPVR
- a CDS encoding ABC transporter permease, encoding MTAVTQAAQPPQQTRTLRPEAAPKRPFGLVRHSLALAVRSLIKTARTPEQLLDVTLQPVMFVVIFVYLLGGAISGSQHAYLEFLLPAIMVQTVLFASIATGVSLNTDVEKGVFDRFRSLPIARSAPLVGSVVGDLVRFVVSIVVLFGFGYAIGFRIGTDPLSTLAACLLTIGFAFAITWVGVLLGVLLRSPGAVQGTAFLLMFPLTFGTNMMVPTDTLPGWLQWWVKINPVADVMDAARGLIIGGPVARPVTQSLVWMVAIIAVFAPLAVRAYRRRA